A single window of Narcine bancroftii isolate sNarBan1 chromosome 1, sNarBan1.hap1, whole genome shotgun sequence DNA harbors:
- the ppp1r3b gene encoding protein phosphatase 1 regulatory subunit 3B isoform X1 yields the protein MLQSSQHLGESPLHPLQSSHVLPVEWLPELYTYSSMLEILSPTSKMPIDIAMQFYLPPPFKPLSYPRKRALKVTQPLRPCIHLHVGENTSDNKRRTKEQKHVSFADSKGLPLTAVKFFDLHSLDFSFSVDELISSLVGLKTSDKDSLLLDFAQPSSDFLDFKNRLETDSVCLENCLLQEGMIMGTIKVKNIAFEKSLKVRITFDTWKTFQDHDCCYVHDPYGGSDRDTFAFKICLPEYIAPHERIEFAICYESGGNTFWDSNKGQNYGLIRSELKHTPEIGKTNQSLNALLTDCDQMPGYGIEFDRYGGIKCSYGVFPEWPSYAGYDKMGPYY from the exons ATGCTCCAGTCCAgtcaacatcttggtgaatctcctctgcaccctctccagagcagTCATGTCCTTCCTGTAGAGTGGCTACCAGAACTGTATACATATTCCAG CATGCTTGAGATCTTGTCTCCTACATCAAAGATGCCAATTGACATCGCTATGCAGTTCTATCTTCCTCCTCCATTCAAACCACTGAGCTACCCCCGAAAGAGAGCGCTGAAAGTAACCCAACCACTACGGCCATGCATCCATCTTCACGTTGGTGAAAATACATCAGATAATAAGCGCAGAACCAAGGAGCAGAAACATGTTTCCTTTGCTGACAGTAAGGGCTTGCCCTTGACTGCAGTTAAGTTCTTTGATTTGCACAGTTTAGATTTTTCCTTCAGTGTCGATGAGTTGATCAGTAGTTTAGTAGGCCTAAAAACTTCAGACAAAGACAGCCTGCTCTTAGATTTTGCACAGCCTTCTTCTGATTTTTTGGATTTCAAGAACCGTTTGGAAACTGACTCTGTCTGTCTTGAAAATTGCCTATTACAGGAGGGGATGATCATGGGAACTATCAAAGTGAAAAATATTGCTTTTGAGAAGTCTTTGAAAGTAAGGATAACATTTGACACTTGGAAAACTTTCCAGGACCATGACTGCTGCTATGTTCACGATCCTTATGGTGGCTCAGATAGAGATACTTTTGCATTCAAGATCTGCTTGCCAGAATACATTGCCCCACATGAAAGGATAGAGTTTGCCATTTGTTACGAAAGTGGAGGGAACACCTTTTGGGATAGTAACAAAGGGCAAAATTATGGATTAATCCGATCGGAGCTGAAACACACTCCAGAGATAGGCAAAACAAATCAGTCACTGAATGCTTTATTGACTGATTGTGACCAAATGCCAGGGTATGGAATTGAGTTTGATCGGTATGGTGGAATCAAATGCTCCTATGGTGTGTTCCCTGAATGGCCCAGCTATGCTGGATATGACAAAATGGGGCCTTACTATTGA
- the ppp1r3b gene encoding protein phosphatase 1 regulatory subunit 3B isoform X2: MLEILSPTSKMPIDIAMQFYLPPPFKPLSYPRKRALKVTQPLRPCIHLHVGENTSDNKRRTKEQKHVSFADSKGLPLTAVKFFDLHSLDFSFSVDELISSLVGLKTSDKDSLLLDFAQPSSDFLDFKNRLETDSVCLENCLLQEGMIMGTIKVKNIAFEKSLKVRITFDTWKTFQDHDCCYVHDPYGGSDRDTFAFKICLPEYIAPHERIEFAICYESGGNTFWDSNKGQNYGLIRSELKHTPEIGKTNQSLNALLTDCDQMPGYGIEFDRYGGIKCSYGVFPEWPSYAGYDKMGPYY, from the coding sequence ATGCTTGAGATCTTGTCTCCTACATCAAAGATGCCAATTGACATCGCTATGCAGTTCTATCTTCCTCCTCCATTCAAACCACTGAGCTACCCCCGAAAGAGAGCGCTGAAAGTAACCCAACCACTACGGCCATGCATCCATCTTCACGTTGGTGAAAATACATCAGATAATAAGCGCAGAACCAAGGAGCAGAAACATGTTTCCTTTGCTGACAGTAAGGGCTTGCCCTTGACTGCAGTTAAGTTCTTTGATTTGCACAGTTTAGATTTTTCCTTCAGTGTCGATGAGTTGATCAGTAGTTTAGTAGGCCTAAAAACTTCAGACAAAGACAGCCTGCTCTTAGATTTTGCACAGCCTTCTTCTGATTTTTTGGATTTCAAGAACCGTTTGGAAACTGACTCTGTCTGTCTTGAAAATTGCCTATTACAGGAGGGGATGATCATGGGAACTATCAAAGTGAAAAATATTGCTTTTGAGAAGTCTTTGAAAGTAAGGATAACATTTGACACTTGGAAAACTTTCCAGGACCATGACTGCTGCTATGTTCACGATCCTTATGGTGGCTCAGATAGAGATACTTTTGCATTCAAGATCTGCTTGCCAGAATACATTGCCCCACATGAAAGGATAGAGTTTGCCATTTGTTACGAAAGTGGAGGGAACACCTTTTGGGATAGTAACAAAGGGCAAAATTATGGATTAATCCGATCGGAGCTGAAACACACTCCAGAGATAGGCAAAACAAATCAGTCACTGAATGCTTTATTGACTGATTGTGACCAAATGCCAGGGTATGGAATTGAGTTTGATCGGTATGGTGGAATCAAATGCTCCTATGGTGTGTTCCCTGAATGGCCCAGCTATGCTGGATATGACAAAATGGGGCCTTACTATTGA